The Deltaproteobacteria bacterium genome window below encodes:
- a CDS encoding tetratricopeptide repeat protein — protein sequence MHGPQDTQTGQVRRGTPGRSARVADHGMPPTAALLGGRYVVLERIGEGGMGVVHAAYDRELDRRVAIKVLHPGATKDYGRRLLREAQTLARLSHPNLVPVFDIGWAGDELFVAMELIGGQSLDRFAAAHRPAWREALPLLLDAGRGLAHAHRQGLVHRDFKPSNVLVGDDGRARVADFGLARPVRFPSSEVRADEPVASSPTAAGSLVTRPGETPGTPAYLPPEARDAAAFDERSDQFSFCMTAWEVLCGVRPTRNPSDGGVIATVAPGRAVPRSIRRALLRGMAVDPAARHGSMAELLARLDVAARRTRVLVLGLVATATAALGIAYVIGRGGPCDEAAGALASAWNEQRREQLRAHFEQLPGADALHDAVSSALDRYGEQWTQMRGEACVAHAIEHRQSADLFDRRMGCLDERRAALDALVGALLQTDARDVLLSAPSAARELPPVASCGDAEALLAMAWQPSTEAERVLASRLQGELGQVQALEHTGQYRVALPAADALVVDTEALPAGSPLRAKAQLLRAKLRRDNGDDEGAFAAYKAAAEAAAAAHDDGTLVAAWLELVSLLAAHVGREQEFETVAALVEGLIGRLGSPPVLRARLRESRARMAVSAGRFDDAVAHGLAAVELLGELDDPLLRARLEGSAGLDLQLAGRYEEAVHHFEQAIASSSEVLTPTHPQIGNELVNLSLLQPPAQAEASLRRAVEILRASFPDGHRDVAKALANLGLALLNRGAYDEAEATLREALAMQRWVYPSGHPHTAMTLAFLADTLNEVGRRPEALGFAREALEIRRVHLPADHADIGRALRLIASIHFDAGDVKQARADYEAALAVFDRALPPDHPLVAGALNGIGECAVLEHDAERAIEVCTRALAIERQARGEDALELVPHLSCLASAHGDRGEYELAITLLERALVLWADQDLGPLLPAQIKLQLATALDHAGRDRERVVTLATEVLAAVAAEPQARERMVAPAQRLIAGG from the coding sequence GTGCACGGGCCCCAGGACACGCAGACCGGTCAGGTTCGTCGCGGCACGCCCGGGCGCAGCGCCCGGGTGGCCGACCACGGCATGCCGCCGACGGCGGCCCTGCTCGGGGGCCGCTATGTCGTGCTCGAGCGCATCGGCGAAGGTGGCATGGGCGTGGTGCATGCGGCCTACGATCGCGAGCTCGACCGACGCGTCGCGATCAAGGTGCTGCATCCCGGCGCCACGAAGGACTACGGCCGTCGGCTGCTGCGCGAGGCGCAGACGCTCGCTCGGCTGTCGCATCCCAACCTCGTGCCGGTGTTCGACATCGGTTGGGCCGGCGACGAGCTGTTCGTCGCGATGGAGCTCATCGGCGGGCAGAGCCTCGATCGCTTCGCCGCCGCGCATCGACCTGCGTGGCGCGAGGCATTGCCGCTGCTGCTCGACGCGGGCCGGGGGCTCGCGCACGCGCACCGCCAGGGCCTGGTCCACCGCGACTTCAAACCCTCCAACGTGCTGGTCGGCGACGATGGACGCGCCCGCGTGGCGGACTTCGGCCTCGCGCGTCCAGTGCGGTTCCCGTCCTCGGAGGTCCGCGCCGACGAGCCCGTGGCGTCGTCGCCAACCGCCGCCGGCTCGCTCGTCACGCGGCCCGGGGAGACCCCTGGCACCCCAGCCTACCTGCCACCCGAGGCGCGCGATGCCGCGGCGTTCGACGAGCGCAGCGATCAGTTCAGCTTCTGCATGACCGCGTGGGAGGTGCTGTGCGGTGTGCGGCCGACGAGAAATCCCAGCGACGGTGGCGTGATCGCGACCGTCGCGCCCGGGCGTGCGGTGCCGCGATCGATCCGACGCGCGCTGCTGCGTGGCATGGCGGTCGATCCGGCCGCGCGACACGGCTCGATGGCCGAGCTACTCGCGCGCCTCGACGTCGCCGCGCGCCGTACTCGCGTGCTGGTGCTCGGACTCGTCGCGACCGCCACGGCGGCGCTGGGAATCGCCTACGTCATCGGTCGCGGCGGACCCTGCGACGAGGCCGCTGGGGCGCTCGCGTCGGCGTGGAACGAGCAACGTCGGGAGCAGCTGCGCGCGCACTTCGAGCAGCTGCCGGGCGCCGATGCGCTGCACGACGCGGTCTCGTCGGCGCTCGATCGCTACGGCGAGCAGTGGACGCAGATGCGCGGTGAGGCGTGCGTTGCCCATGCCATCGAGCATCGGCAGTCGGCCGATCTGTTCGACCGCCGCATGGGGTGCCTCGACGAACGACGCGCGGCGCTGGATGCCCTGGTCGGCGCGCTGCTGCAGACCGACGCGCGCGATGTGTTGCTCTCGGCGCCGAGCGCTGCGCGTGAGCTGCCACCGGTGGCGAGCTGCGGCGACGCCGAGGCGTTGCTGGCGATGGCGTGGCAGCCGAGCACCGAGGCCGAGCGCGTGCTCGCGTCGCGGCTGCAGGGCGAGCTCGGCCAGGTGCAGGCACTCGAGCACACCGGTCAGTATCGCGTGGCGTTGCCGGCCGCCGACGCGCTGGTGGTCGACACCGAGGCGCTGCCGGCCGGTTCACCGCTGCGTGCCAAGGCGCAGCTGCTGCGGGCGAAGCTGCGACGCGACAACGGCGACGACGAGGGGGCCTTCGCCGCCTACAAGGCCGCAGCCGAGGCGGCGGCCGCCGCCCACGACGACGGCACGTTGGTCGCGGCGTGGCTGGAGCTGGTCTCGCTGCTGGCGGCCCACGTCGGGCGCGAGCAGGAATTCGAGACGGTCGCGGCCCTCGTCGAGGGGCTGATCGGTCGACTCGGCTCGCCGCCGGTCCTGCGGGCGCGCCTGCGCGAGAGCCGAGCCCGCATGGCGGTGAGCGCGGGTCGCTTCGACGATGCGGTCGCGCACGGCCTCGCCGCGGTCGAGCTGCTCGGCGAGCTCGACGATCCGCTGCTGCGCGCGCGTCTCGAGGGATCGGCGGGGCTCGATCTGCAGCTCGCTGGGCGCTACGAGGAGGCCGTCCATCACTTCGAGCAGGCGATCGCGAGCTCGAGCGAGGTCTTGACCCCGACGCACCCGCAGATCGGCAACGAGCTGGTGAACCTCTCGCTGCTGCAGCCCCCGGCGCAGGCCGAGGCGTCGCTGCGGCGCGCGGTGGAGATCCTGCGGGCGAGCTTTCCCGACGGCCACCGCGACGTCGCCAAGGCGCTCGCCAACCTCGGACTCGCACTGCTCAACCGCGGCGCCTACGACGAGGCCGAGGCCACGCTGCGCGAGGCGCTGGCGATGCAGCGATGGGTGTATCCCAGTGGCCATCCTCATACGGCGATGACGCTGGCGTTCCTCGCCGACACCCTCAACGAGGTCGGGCGACGCCCGGAGGCGCTGGGGTTCGCCCGTGAGGCGCTCGAGATCCGGCGCGTGCACCTGCCGGCCGATCACGCCGACATCGGACGCGCGCTGCGGCTCATCGCGTCGATCCACTTCGATGCCGGCGATGTGAAGCAGGCCCGCGCGGACTACGAAGCGGCGCTGGCGGTCTTCGATCGCGCGCTGCCGCCCGATCACCCCCTGGTCGCGGGTGCGCTCAACGGCATCGGCGAGTGCGCCGTCCTCGAGCACGATGCCGAGCGCGCGATCGAGGTCTGCACCCGAGCGCTCGCCATCGAACGCCAGGCCCGCGGCGAGGATGCCCTCGAGCTGGTGCCGCACCTGTCGTGCCTGGCGTCCGCCCATGGCGACCGCGGCGAGTACGAGCTCGCGATCACGCTGCTCGAGCGCGCGCTGGTGCTGTGGGCCGATCAGGATCTCGGCCCGCTGTTGCCGGCGCAGATCAAGCTGCAGCTCGCGACCGCCCTCGACCACGCCGGCCGGGATCGCGAGCGCGTCGTCACGCTCGCCACCGAGGTGCTCGCTGCGGTCGCCGCCGAGCCGCAGGCCCGCGAGCGCATGGTCGCGCCGGCGCAGCGCCTGATCGCGGGCGGGTAA
- a CDS encoding L-lysine 6-transaminase: MNEPTFQTDPREVHRVLGEWMLVDGFPLVYDTERSRGAHLVDAIGGTPYLDMFSFFASMPVGHNHPKLRTPDFAAKLQAATLTKVSNSDIYTPAMADWVAALGRTMPANFEHLFFIEGGALAVENALKVAFDWKVRKNIARGLCSGRDDDLLGTQVLHFRSAFHGRSGYTLSLTNGFAPQKTQYFPKFPWPRVSTPAMRFPFDEAAQAATIAAEQATVAEIRAAIAERGHDIAAMILETIQGEGGDNHFRPEFLQTLRSLCDEHEILLIFDEIQCGMGLTGKWWAFEHTGVQPDVFSFGKKTQVCGIASTTRVDEVDSCFKVPSRINSTWGGNIVDMVRATRYIEIIEQERLLDNARDMGEHLLAGLRGLAKPGGPVSNVRGRGLMCAFDLPSPEIRGNVVKAAMKDEHMLVLPCGNAGIRFRPVLDIDRGAIDDALTRLARVLGKL; the protein is encoded by the coding sequence ATGAACGAACCCACCTTCCAGACGGATCCCCGCGAGGTCCACCGCGTGCTCGGCGAGTGGATGCTGGTCGATGGCTTCCCGCTGGTCTACGACACCGAGCGCAGCCGCGGCGCCCACCTGGTCGATGCGATCGGCGGCACGCCGTACCTCGACATGTTCTCGTTCTTCGCGAGCATGCCGGTGGGCCACAACCATCCCAAGCTGCGCACGCCCGACTTCGCCGCCAAGCTGCAGGCCGCAACCCTGACCAAGGTCTCGAACTCCGACATCTACACGCCCGCGATGGCCGACTGGGTCGCGGCGCTCGGCCGCACGATGCCGGCGAACTTCGAGCACCTCTTCTTCATCGAGGGCGGCGCGTTGGCGGTGGAGAACGCGCTCAAGGTCGCGTTCGACTGGAAGGTCCGCAAGAACATCGCGCGCGGGCTGTGCAGCGGTCGCGACGACGACCTGCTCGGCACGCAGGTGCTGCACTTCCGCAGCGCCTTCCACGGCCGCTCGGGCTACACGCTCTCGCTGACCAACGGCTTCGCGCCGCAGAAGACCCAGTACTTCCCGAAGTTCCCATGGCCGCGCGTGAGCACGCCGGCCATGCGCTTCCCCTTCGACGAGGCCGCCCAGGCCGCGACCATCGCGGCCGAGCAGGCGACGGTCGCCGAGATCCGCGCGGCGATTGCCGAACGCGGCCACGACATCGCCGCGATGATCCTCGAGACCATCCAGGGTGAGGGCGGCGACAACCACTTCCGCCCCGAGTTCCTGCAGACGCTGCGCTCGCTGTGCGACGAGCACGAGATCCTGCTCATCTTCGACGAGATCCAGTGCGGCATGGGCCTGACCGGCAAGTGGTGGGCCTTCGAGCACACCGGCGTGCAGCCCGACGTGTTCTCGTTCGGCAAGAAGACCCAGGTGTGTGGCATCGCGAGCACCACCCGCGTCGACGAGGTCGACTCGTGCTTCAAGGTGCCCAGCCGCATCAACTCGACCTGGGGCGGCAACATCGTCGACATGGTCCGCGCCACCCGCTACATCGAGATCATCGAGCAGGAGCGCCTGCTGGACAACGCGCGCGACATGGGTGAGCACCTGCTCGCCGGTCTGCGCGGCCTCGCCAAGCCCGGCGGTCCGGTCAGCAACGTGCGCGGCCGCGGGTTGATGTGCGCGTTCGATCTGCCGAGCCCGGAGATCCGCGGCAACGTCGTGAAGGCCGCCATGAAGGACGAGCACATGCTGGTGCTGCCCTGCGGCAACGCGGGCATCCGCTTCCGGCCGGTGCTCGACATCGATCGCGGTGCGATCGACGACGCACTCACACGGCTCGCTCGCGTGCTCGGCAAGCTCTGA
- a CDS encoding fibro-slime domain-containing protein: MVAAREQRRRTWRAIPALGWLAALGLIACGAESPPAVGDDTLGDGITAGLTQGSGSGSGDDDVEADDDGPKLDIGAETGADGSPVDTMGENCDGLVATIRDFSSSHPDFETYGGNTASVGLVMTTLGVDDTPTLDPAYAGAPMITSAASFADWYHDVPGTNMPFPIDLGLMEDTPGMFVYDNSAFFPLDGMGFGDEGNEHNYHFTTEVHTSFTYFGGETFTFRGDDDLWMFVNGQLAIDLGGLHPALEDSVDMDTLGLTVGETYPMDIFHAERHTNESNFRIVTTIDCFVTPPPPA; encoded by the coding sequence ATGGTGGCAGCGCGCGAGCAACGACGACGGACATGGCGTGCGATCCCAGCGCTGGGCTGGTTGGCTGCGCTGGGCCTCATCGCCTGCGGTGCCGAGAGCCCGCCCGCGGTCGGTGACGACACGCTGGGCGATGGCATCACCGCCGGGCTCACGCAGGGCAGCGGCAGCGGCAGCGGCGACGACGACGTCGAGGCCGACGACGACGGCCCCAAGCTCGACATCGGCGCCGAGACCGGTGCCGACGGCTCGCCGGTCGACACCATGGGCGAGAACTGCGACGGCCTGGTCGCGACGATCCGCGACTTCTCGAGCAGCCACCCCGACTTCGAGACCTACGGCGGCAACACGGCCTCGGTCGGCCTGGTGATGACCACCCTGGGCGTCGACGACACGCCCACGCTCGATCCCGCCTACGCCGGTGCGCCGATGATCACGAGCGCCGCGAGCTTCGCCGACTGGTACCACGACGTGCCCGGCACCAACATGCCGTTCCCCATCGACCTCGGGCTGATGGAGGACACACCGGGCATGTTCGTCTACGACAACTCCGCGTTCTTCCCGCTCGACGGCATGGGCTTCGGCGACGAGGGCAACGAGCACAACTACCACTTCACGACCGAGGTCCACACCAGCTTCACCTACTTCGGTGGCGAGACCTTCACCTTCCGCGGCGACGACGACCTGTGGATGTTCGTGAACGGCCAGCTCGCGATCGATCTCGGCGGCCTGCATCCCGCGCTCGAGGACTCGGTCGACATGGACACGCTCGGCCTCACCGTCGGCGAGACCTACCCGATGGACATCTTCCACGCCGAGCGCCACACCAACGAGTCGAACTTCCGCATCGTCACGACCATCGATTGCTTCGTGACGCCGCCGCCACCGGCGTAG
- a CDS encoding SDR family oxidoreductase: MKVDLSGQVVVVTGAGRGIGKEIAKVAAEAGATAVLVSRTAAQLDAAVAEIEAAGGKAVAMPADLVEPAAAGAVIAQTLERFGQIDVLVNNAATNYVANLVMAKADAWRDLYELNVFAVMRATQAAIKPMIRRKRGRVINIGSVSGELGAAYNTAYASSKAAIDGFSRSVAKEVAKLGITCNTIRPWHVDTELVHDAMASRAKLFGKTAEDYMAMIVAQSPQQRLITAREVAALAVFLMSDDARGITGQSLNVCGGYAMG; encoded by the coding sequence GTGAAGGTCGATCTCAGCGGGCAAGTCGTCGTCGTCACCGGTGCGGGGCGTGGCATCGGCAAGGAAATCGCCAAGGTCGCCGCCGAGGCCGGCGCGACCGCGGTGCTGGTCTCACGCACCGCGGCGCAGCTGGACGCGGCGGTGGCGGAGATCGAGGCCGCCGGCGGCAAGGCGGTCGCGATGCCGGCGGATCTGGTGGAGCCTGCGGCGGCCGGCGCCGTGATCGCGCAGACCCTCGAGCGCTTCGGCCAGATCGACGTGCTGGTCAACAACGCCGCCACCAACTACGTCGCCAATCTCGTGATGGCCAAGGCCGACGCGTGGCGCGACCTCTACGAGCTCAACGTCTTCGCGGTCATGCGCGCGACCCAGGCTGCGATCAAGCCCATGATCCGCCGCAAGCGTGGGCGCGTCATCAACATCGGCTCGGTCTCCGGCGAGCTCGGCGCGGCGTACAACACCGCCTACGCCTCGAGCAAGGCCGCCATCGACGGCTTCTCGCGCTCGGTCGCGAAGGAGGTCGCGAAGCTCGGCATCACCTGCAACACCATCCGCCCCTGGCACGTCGACACCGAGCTCGTGCACGACGCCATGGCCAGCCGCGCCAAGCTGTTCGGCAAGACCGCCGAGGACTACATGGCGATGATCGTGGCCCAGAGCCCGCAGCAGCGCCTCATCACCGCCCGCGAGGTCGCGGCGCTGGCGGTGTTCCTGATGTCCGACGACGCCCGCGGCATCACCGGCCAGTCGCTGAACGTCTGCGGCGGCTATGCGATGGGATGA
- a CDS encoding alpha/beta fold hydrolase — MAQPVMADDGEIRTLLRDDGVSLRYRVWPVPQPRATVVLFNGIMSHSLWFRPLQPALVAAGYTVVGADRRGSGPNPEHRGDAQSANVLVDDARAVIAAEHDGTRPLVVVGWCWGAILAVHVALALGEGIDRLVLVTPGLCPTAEVRDAAAAGASAASRCAEDEPCVPTPIRDELFTDGPALEQFIRVDPLRLRAITPRFSALSHKLSAVALARLPRIQVPTLLVLAEHDGATDNAQTLAAFERVGAERRRVVTLPTHHGVSFEAPEALAAAMVEFVDAPPVPEARP; from the coding sequence GTGGCACAGCCGGTGATGGCCGACGACGGTGAGATCCGCACGCTGCTCCGCGACGACGGCGTGTCGCTGCGCTACCGCGTGTGGCCGGTGCCGCAGCCGCGCGCGACCGTGGTGCTGTTCAACGGCATCATGAGCCACTCGCTGTGGTTCCGGCCGCTGCAGCCGGCGCTGGTCGCCGCCGGCTACACCGTGGTCGGGGCCGATCGTCGCGGCAGCGGCCCCAACCCCGAGCACCGCGGTGACGCGCAGTCGGCCAACGTGCTGGTCGACGACGCACGCGCCGTGATCGCGGCCGAGCACGATGGCACGCGCCCGCTGGTCGTGGTGGGTTGGTGCTGGGGGGCGATCCTCGCGGTGCACGTGGCGCTCGCGCTGGGCGAGGGCATCGATCGCTTGGTGCTGGTCACGCCGGGGCTGTGCCCGACCGCCGAGGTGCGCGACGCCGCCGCGGCCGGGGCCAGCGCCGCGAGCCGGTGCGCCGAGGACGAGCCGTGCGTGCCCACGCCGATCCGCGACGAGCTGTTCACCGATGGGCCCGCGCTCGAACAGTTCATCCGCGTCGATCCGCTGCGGCTGCGGGCGATCACGCCGCGGTTCTCGGCGCTGTCGCACAAGCTGTCGGCGGTCGCGTTGGCGCGGCTGCCCCGCATCCAGGTGCCGACGCTGCTGGTGCTCGCCGAGCACGACGGCGCCACCGACAACGCGCAGACCCTGGCGGCGTTCGAGCGCGTCGGCGCCGAACGCCGCCGCGTCGTCACGCTGCCGACACACCACGGTGTGAGCTTCGAGGCCCCCGAGGCGCTCGCGGCCGCCATGGTCGAGTTCGTCGACGCGCCCCCCGTGCCAGAAGCGAGGCCTTAG
- a CDS encoding GH3 auxin-responsive promoter family protein — MTAPEYRSQQARVFVDALADSATTQQQLLQQLLADNRESEFGRAHEFAKIRSFAEYQRAVPVRKYEGFESQIDRVVAGEQGVLTTEPVKRFFLTSGSTAKSKYIPVTNTFVRAKSRAFGIYWAEVFARHPAAKAGRMVTNFSDSGEAVKAPGSGLPCSSESAYWAGVTRATSLTQTPIIPKSVAQIGDSDGRYYAIARILMEEDFSVIMTLNPSTIVLLFQKIAQFGAELVADVAAGGISERVRCGDEVRRTIAQRYTGNPARADALAALLAGEGLLAHRMWPALRLAICWRSPMLQPYLELLAPQLVDVAARDYILMASEGVMAIPIEDERSGGPLAVGVHVYEFIPEEQYGRADAEVLLPHQLEDGKTYVLVLTNGSGLYRYDIGDVVRVRGFVGTTPCIEFLHRAGATCSLTGEKLTEDQVTQAVRDVARALDLKLAGFTLAPARGGFPRYVAYVEFDGEVERRHLQAFPERLDDALEQHNIEYGGKRSSQRLAAPELAVVRAGGYDARRRQRLAGGTSDSQIKPTHLSRDPDFGDQFDIVERFHGNP; from the coding sequence ATGACCGCCCCCGAGTACAGATCGCAGCAGGCCCGCGTGTTCGTCGACGCGCTCGCCGATTCCGCGACCACCCAGCAGCAGCTCTTGCAGCAGCTGCTGGCCGACAACCGCGAGTCGGAGTTCGGCCGCGCCCACGAGTTCGCGAAGATCCGCAGCTTTGCCGAGTACCAGCGTGCAGTGCCGGTGCGAAAGTACGAGGGCTTCGAGTCGCAGATCGATCGCGTGGTCGCGGGCGAGCAGGGCGTGCTCACGACCGAGCCGGTCAAGCGCTTCTTCCTGACCTCGGGCTCGACCGCGAAGTCGAAGTACATCCCGGTCACCAACACCTTCGTGCGCGCGAAGTCGCGGGCGTTCGGCATCTACTGGGCCGAGGTGTTCGCGCGCCACCCGGCCGCCAAGGCCGGGCGCATGGTCACCAACTTCTCGGACTCCGGCGAGGCCGTGAAGGCGCCCGGCTCGGGGCTGCCGTGCAGCTCGGAGAGCGCATACTGGGCCGGTGTGACGCGGGCGACCTCGCTCACGCAGACGCCGATCATCCCCAAGAGCGTGGCGCAGATCGGCGACTCCGACGGTCGCTACTACGCCATCGCGCGCATCCTGATGGAGGAGGACTTCAGCGTCATCATGACCCTGAACCCCAGCACCATCGTGCTGCTGTTCCAGAAGATCGCGCAGTTCGGCGCCGAGTTGGTCGCCGACGTCGCCGCCGGCGGGATATCGGAGCGCGTTCGCTGTGGCGACGAGGTGCGGCGCACCATCGCCCAGCGCTACACCGGCAACCCCGCGCGTGCCGACGCGTTGGCGGCGTTGCTGGCCGGGGAGGGGCTGCTGGCGCACCGCATGTGGCCGGCGCTGCGGCTCGCGATCTGCTGGCGCAGCCCGATGCTGCAGCCCTACCTCGAGCTGCTCGCGCCGCAGCTGGTCGACGTCGCCGCGCGCGACTACATCCTCATGGCCTCCGAGGGGGTGATGGCGATCCCGATCGAGGACGAACGCAGCGGTGGGCCGCTGGCGGTCGGCGTGCACGTCTACGAGTTCATCCCCGAGGAGCAGTACGGCCGCGCGGATGCCGAGGTGCTGCTGCCGCACCAGCTCGAGGACGGCAAGACCTACGTGCTGGTGCTGACCAACGGCAGTGGGTTGTATCGCTACGACATCGGCGATGTGGTGCGCGTGCGCGGCTTCGTCGGGACCACGCCGTGCATCGAGTTCCTCCACCGTGCGGGCGCGACCTGCTCGCTGACCGGCGAGAAGCTCACCGAGGATCAGGTCACGCAGGCGGTCCGCGACGTCGCGCGGGCGCTGGACCTCAAGCTCGCCGGCTTCACGCTCGCGCCGGCCCGGGGTGGCTTCCCGCGCTATGTCGCCTACGTCGAGTTCGACGGCGAGGTCGAACGCCGCCACCTGCAGGCCTTCCCCGAGCGGCTCGACGACGCGCTCGAGCAGCACAACATCGAGTACGGCGGCAAGCGCTCGTCACAGCGCCTGGCCGCGCCCGAGCTCGCGGTCGTGCGCGCCGGTGGCTACGACGCGCGGCGTCGGCAGCGGCTGGCGGGCGGCACCAGCGACAGCCAGATCAAGCCCACCCACCTCAGCCGCGATCCCGACTTCGGCGATCAGTTCGACATCGTCGAGCGCTTCCATGGCAATCCGTGA